A window of Desulfobulbus oralis genomic DNA:
AAGTCGATCAGGACCTCGCCCTTGTCCAGTACCGACTCCAGACCCGCGCTCAGCGGCACACCAATCGGTCCCAGACCGCAGACTTCGCCCAGGTCCCGGCCAATGGCCGGGTGACCCGGCGCTTCAAAGGCGCCGGCCAGTTCCAATTCCGGCATACTGTGCACGGTTCTGACGATTTGCTGTCCCATGCGGCCGGCCGCGCCGGCAACCAATACCCTGACCATGGCAGCTCCTCAGATGAGACCCAGTTCGCGCATGTCTTTCTCAAGCCGGGCGAGTGCGGGCTCGTCCATGGTGGTCATGGGCAGCCGCAGATCGGCAGAGGCGATTCTGCCCATCAGCTCCAGCCCTTTTTTCGCCGGGGCCGGGCTGGGATAGCAGAACATGGCGCCCATGAGATGGAACAGTTCGAAGTGCAGCCGGTTGGCCTCGGGCATATTGCCCTTCAGCGCTGCATCCATGAGCTTCGCCATTTTGCCCGGCTCCAGATTGGAGACCACCGAAATGACCCCTTTGGCGCCCAGATAAACCGAGGGCAGGGCGGTGAAGTCGTCGCCGGAGAGCACGATGAAATCCCTGGGGCAGCACAGGAGCAGCTCGCTGATCTGGGACAGGTTGCCCGAGGCTTCCTTGATGGCCACGACCTGCGGGATTTCGGCCAGCCGGGCCACGGTGGCGGGCAGCATGTTGATGCCGGTACGGCCGGGCACATTGTAGAGCACTATCGGAATATCCACGGCCCGGGCAATGGCCGCAAAGTGCTGGTACAGGCCTTCCTGACTGGGCTTGTTGTAGTAGGGCGTGACGGAGAGCACCGCGTCGGCCCCGCTTTTTTTCGCCGATTCGGTCAGCTCGATGGCCTCGAGCGTGTTGTTGGCGCCCGTGCCTGCAATGACCGGCACGCGGCCGGCCACAGTCTGCACGCAGAGGTCAATGACCCCTTTGTGCTCCTCAAAGCTCAAAGTGGCCGATTCGCCGGTCGTGCCGCAGGGCAGAAGAGCGTGAATGCCGCTTGCGATCTGGAATTCAATCAGGTCAATCAGGCTTTTTTCGTCGACCCGGCCGTTCTGCATGGGGGTGACCAAAGCGGTGATGGCGCCAAAAATGGGTTTCATGAGCGTTTGCCTCGCTGGATGATGGGTACGCGATTGCTGAAAAGGAATGGGGCTCGTTACGCGAGCGCTTCGGGCGTCAGCTCGCCCCTGTAAATCACATGGGCCGAACCTCTGAGCCGCAGGGCCGGCAGCCGCTCTCCGCCTTTTTCGGTGAACAGAATGTCCAGTTGGGCGCCGCCCGTGGTGCTGATCCTGACCGGTGGACTGCTGAGGCCCAGTTGCACCGCGATCAGGGCTGCGGCCACCGCGCCGGTGCCGCAGGCAAAGGTTTCGTCTTCCACCCCGCGTTCGTAGCTGCGGATGTGCAGGCCATCGTCAGCCAGGGCGACGAAGTTGACATTCGTGCCCTTCGGGCCAAAGGCCTCGTGAAAACGCAGGGCCCGCCCCAGGCTGCAGACATCGGTTCCGGCGAGATCCTCCACAAAAAGCACGGCATGGGGCACGCCGGTGTTGACGCTGTGCACGACATGGGGCCGGTCCGTCACCTGCAGCCGCCGGTTCAGGACCAGATCGGTGGCCGGCGTCAGGGACACGGTCACCAGCGTCTCGTCCACACTGGCCTCGATGAGGCCGGCCCTGGTCAGGAAACGCATGTGCGCCGCGGCGATGCCCTGCATGAAGGCGAAGCGGGCGGCACAGCGGGCGCCATTGCCGCACATCTCCGCTTCCGAGCCATCCGCGTTGAAAAAACGCCACTGGAAATCGGCCTCTTCGCTCCGTTCGATGAAGATCAGCCCGTCCGCCCCGACCCCGAATTTCGGCCGGCAGACCAGCCGCGCGAACTCGGCCATGTCCCTGGCCGCCACAAAGGCGCCCCGGTGATCGATCAGGACAAAATCATTGCCCGCACCGCTCATCTTCCAGAAGGGCAGGGGCCAGCGCGCGCTCAGGCATTCCTTGGCATGGGCCATGGCATCATCTTACTCTTCAGCCTGCACCTCGGCCGTGCGGGAGCTTTCGTTGGCCGGGTTCTGGCTGTCCACACTGGAAACCGAATAGTAGAGCGCCACGCCTTTGGGGGCACTCTTGTCGATGTACATATTGTAGGGCAGCTTGACCTCGCCGATTTTCCGGGCGCTCGTTTCGCCGGCTGCGCGGCGGTAGATGCGGTAACCGGCCAGATTCCCGGTCTGCGCATGGTTCCAGAAGACCTTGACCCCGGTGTCGGTGATCACCGCCTGCGGCGGTTCCGGCCGCCGCAGGGCTTCTCTGCCCTGCGATGTGGCGCTGGCCGTATCGCTCAGGCCGCCCTCGACCAGTCCCTGCTTGAGCACGCTCAGAGACTGCACCTGATAGGTGTAGCTCTGGCCGCTCTGCACCTTGCCGTCCGTGTACGTGGTCTCGCTGACCGGGGCGCCCAGCCGGGTGAAAGCGCCGTCATCCACCTTGCGCAGCACCTGGTAGCGCACCGGATGAGTGATTGCGGAGCCGTCCTGGTTTGTACTGACCGCAGTCCAGTTCAGCTGGTTTTTGCCGCGCACGCTGCGCACGAGCAGCCCCGTGGGAGCGGCCGCAGGCGTATCCCAGAGGAAGGAGACGACGTTGGAATCAGCCGATTCGGAGAGCCAGCCGTTGCTGCAGCGGATCTTGTAAAAATACATGTTGCCGGGCCGGAGTATGGGCTCGTTGTAGCTGCCTGTGCGCCCCCCCTTGTCCGGCAAGGCGCCGCCATCCAGGGTGACCGGAGCCAGAAAGGGAATGGGGCATTTTTCGCAGTAGTCGGCAACCGGCACCACAGCCCGGTAGAGCAGGAAATTGCGGACGCGGCCCAGATCCTTGCCGCTTACGGTCTTCTGGGGGTAGCTCCAGGTGAGGGTCGCGCCGTCCTTGCCCAACTGGTATTTCAGATCGGTGATGGCCTGGGGCACAAGGCGCTGCGGCGGCACCGGGTTGTTTTTATATCCGCAGGCCGCCAGGGGCAGGGCCAGTGCGGCGGCGAGCAGAACAGGGGCGCCGTGCTGAAAGCAAGATCTTTTCATGAGTGTATTCCCAGTTGTTGTTCGAGAGCGGCGAGCGCCTCTTCGACCCGCGCCCGCGCCGTGCCGCCGGCAGAGATCCGGCTGTTCACCGAGCCTTCGATACTCAGGCTGCTGCCAATGTCAGGCCCGATCAGCGGCGAAACGGCCTGCATCTCCGCGAGCGGCAGCTCGCTCAGCTCGCAGCCCAGTTCCTGGCAGCGGGCGACAATGCGGCCGGCCACGCCGTGGGCCTGACGGAAGGGCAGGTTTTTCTTCACCAGATAGTCGGCCAGATCGGTCGCGGTCATGAAGCCGCCCTCTGTGGCGGCCCGCATCTTTTCGGCATCGAAGACCGTGTCGCCCAGCATTTCGCAGGTGATGGCGAGGGAAGCCTTCACCGTATCCAGGGCGTCGAAGAGGGGCTCCTTGTCTTCCTGCATGTCGCGGTTGTAGCTGAGCGGCAGGCCCTTCATGGTCATGAGGAGCGACACCAGGGCGCCGGTCACCCGGCCGCTCTTGCCCCGCACCAGTTCGGGGATGTCCGGGTTCTTTTTCTGGGGCATCAGGGAGGAGCCGGTGCAGTAGCGGTCGCCAATACGGATAAAGGCGAACTCTTTCGTTGACCACAGCACCAGTTCTTCGGAGAGCCGGCTCAGGTGCAGTTGGACGAGGTTCAGGCAGAAGAGGGTCTCCAGCACAAAGTCCCGGTCCGCCACCGTGTCCATGGAGTTGACGCTGACTTCAGGAAAACCCAGATCCCTTGCCACCTGGTCCCGATCTATGGGCAGGCCGGTGCCTGCAATCGCCGCTGCGCCCAGGGGCAGCACATTGATGCGCTTCTTGCAATCCGCCAGGCGCCCGCGATCGCGGCCGAACATCGTGGCATAGGCCAGAAGATGATGGGCCAGTAAAACCGGCTGCGCCCTTTGCAGGTGGGTGTAGCCGGGCATGATCGTCCCCAGATGTTTCCGGGCCAGGGCGGCAAGGCGCCTCTGCAGGGCGGTCAGGAGGCCGTCCAGGGTCTCGCACTCGTCGCGCAGGTAGAGGCGCATGTCCAGATTGATCTGGTCGTTGCGACTCCGGGCCGTGTGCAGGCGCGCGCCGGCCTCGCCGATGCGATCGGTCAGCGCCTTTTCGATATTCATGTGAATATCTTCCAGCTCCGGCCGGAACCGGAAGCGGCCCGCCTCGATGTCGGCCTCAATGTCGTCCAGCCCCTGCAGAATGGCCTCGCCTTCCTCAGCGGTGATCAGCTGCTGCCTGACCAGCATGCGGGCATGGGCCTTGGAACCCATGATGTCGTGGTGGAAAAGCCGGCTGTCATAGTGGATGGACGTGGTAAAGTCCTCCAGACTGGCCGCTGCCTGTTCGGCGAAGCGGCCGCCCCAGAGCTTGTCCGAAGGGCTTCCTTTCGCGGGATCGTTCATTTGTTGCGCTGCAGGGCCTGGATGCGCAGCCTGAGGGCGTTCAGACGGATAAAGCCCGTGGCATCGCCCTGGTCATAGACATGGTCGGCCTCGAAGGTGACAAAGTCGTGGGCATAGAGGGAATTGTCGGACTTGCGGCCCACGGCCACACAGTTGCCCTTGTAGAGCTTGAGCCGCACCACGCCGTTGACCTGCGCTTGGGCGTCGTCCATGGTGCGCTGCAAGAGCTGCATTTCCGGAGAGAACCAGAAGCCGTTGTAGACGAGCCGGGAGTAGGTGGGCACCAGAGAATCGCGGATGGCCATGACCTCGCGGTCAAGGGTGATGGTCTCCAGGGCCCGGTGGGCGATGTGGAGAATCGTGCCGCCAGGGGTTTCATACACGCCTCTGGACTTCATGCCCACATAGCGGTTTTCCACCAGATCGAGCCGGCCAATGCCGTTGGCCGCCCCGAGCCGGTTGAGCCGCTGCATGATGGCCAGGGGCTCCAGATGCTCGCCGTCAATGGCACAGGGATCGCCGGCCCTGAACTCGATTTCGACATAGCTTGGCTTGTCCGGGGCTTTTTCCGGGGAGACGCTCCATTGAAACATGGACTCTTCCGGTTCGTTCCAGGGGTCTTCCAGCAGGTCCCCCTCGTAGCTGATGTGCAGCAGGTTGGCGTCCGAACTGTATTTTTTATTGGCAGTCGGCACGGGAATGCCATGCTTTTCCGCATAGGCCACGAGCCTGCTGCGGGAGTTCAGATCCCAGATGCGCCAGGGCGCAATGATCTGCAGATTGGGGTTTAAGGCCAGATAGCTCAGTTCAAAACGCACCTGATCGTTGCCCTTGCCGGTTGCGCCATGGCTCACCGTGTCCGCGCCTTCGGCCAGGGCAATGCGCACCTGCTCCTTCGCGATCAGGGGCCTGGCCAGCGAGGTGCCGAGCAGATACGAGCCTTCGTAGATGGCGTTCGCCCGGTAGGCCGGAAAGATGAAATCCCGGACAAACTCCTTCTTCAGGTCGGAAATGACCACCTTGGCCGCGCCGGTGGCCAGACCCTTTTCCCGCACCTTGTCCCAGTCTTCCTCCTGGCCGATGTCGGCGCTGTAGGCAATGACCGGGCAGCCGTACTCGTTGGCCAGCCATTTCAGAATAACCGAGGTATCCAGCCCGCCGGAGTAGGCGAGTACAATTTTCTTCGTCATGCCGAGTCCTTACAATCAAGCAGCCCTTTCAGACCGCTGTTTTCAAAATGAAATATTCCAGAATCGCCTTGTGCAGGTGCTTCTTGTTTTCCGCCTGATCAAAGGCCACGCTCTGCGGGCCCTCGAGCACCTCTTCGCTGATTTCCTCGCCACGGTGCGCAGGCAGACAGTGCAGGACAATGGCATCCTTTTCGGCCTGGCTCATGAGGGCCGCATTGACCTGATAATCCCTGAAATGCAGGGCCCTGCGCTGCTGTTCCTCTTCCTGGCCCATGGAGGCCCATACGTCCACGTTGATCACGTCCGCCGCCTTTACCGCCTCCACCGGATCGCGCATGAGCCGGATGCGGCCCGGCGCCCTGTCCATGGCCCACTGCAGGACCTCCCCGTCCGGGGCATAGCCCTGGGGGCAGGCCAGACGCAGATTGAAGCCAAAGATGGCGGCAGCCTCTATCCAGGTGTTGGCCATGTTGTTGCCGTCGCCGATCCAGGCGAAATCCAGCTTGTCCAGCGCACCTTTCTTTTCGGTCACGGTCAGCAGGTCGCTCAGGATCTGGCAGGGATGAAAGCGGTCGGTCAGGGCGTTGATGACCGGCACGCCCGCATAGCGGGCCAGCTCTTCCACCACCTCCTGGCCGAAGGTACGCACCACCAGGGCATCCGCGTAACGGCTCAGCACCCGGGCCATGTCTTTCAACGGCTCGCCCCGACCCAGATGGGAATCCTGCTTGGTCTGAAAGACGACCTGTCCGCCCAGGGCATACATGGCGGTTTCAAAGGAAACCCGGGTGCGGGTAGAGGCTTTTTCAAAAATCAGGCAGGCTATTTTGCCGGCAAGCGGCCTGCACTTGGTGTCGTTTTTCAGAACCCTGGCCCGCTCTATCCACTGGAGCAGTTGCTCTCTCGTGTGGTCGGACAGGGCCAGGAGGTGTTGCTCTTTGTGCATGTCCATCCTGCGTGGGCAATGGCCCAGGTTGTATTCATCGTCAGCCCGGAACCAGTGGCCGGGCCCTTTGCCGAATGTACATATTGATACCGAAAAAGCGCTGTTTTGCAAAGGCAAATATGAGCGGATTCCGGTACGCCGCCGCAGCCTGTCAGGGGGCGGACAGGCCCGAGAGCAGAATTTTTGTGCCCACGAGCATCAGGATCACACCGCCCAGCGCCTCCGCCCTGCCGCCCCAGGTCCTGCCGGCCCTGTGGCCCAGCAGGAGACCCAGAAGCGTCATCAGCGCCGCGACCACGCCGATGATGCAGGCCGGCCGCCAGATGCCCGTTCCCAGCAGGGAGAGACTCAGCCCCACGGCCAGCGCGTCGATGCTGGTGGCCAGCGCCAGCCCCAGAAGGGTTAGGCCCCGGCTGGGATCGACCGCTTTTTTCGCGGCTTCCGCCCCTTCCCTGCTGTTCAGCGCCCCGAAAAGCATATGGCCGCCAATGGCGGCCAGAAGGGCAAAGGCAATCCAGTGGCTGAGGCTCTGCACAAGGGTGCGCAGCGACAGCCCGGCCGTCCAGCCGATGACGGGCATCAGCGCCTGAAACAGGCCAAAGTGAAAGGACAGCCTGAAACAGGGCCGGAAAGCCAGGGGCCGGATATGCACGCCGGCCGCCAGGGCCACGGCAAAGGCATCCATCGCCAGGGCGAGCGCCAGCGTCAGCAGGGCGGGAAAGCTCATTTACGCCAGTTCGGCAAACACCGCTTCCAGCTCGCGGATCAGGGTATCGATGTCGTTTCTGGTGACAATGAGCGGTGGCACGAAGCGCAGCACCTGATTGCCGGTGAAGTTGATGATGAGGCCGCGCTCGAACATCCGGTTGACAATCTCCGCGCCATGGGCAATGCCCTTTTCGGTCAGTGTCAGGCCCAGGAGCAGGCCCCGGCCGCGCGCGCCGCTCGCGAACTGCGGGAATTTTTCGGCAAGCCCCTGCAACTCTGCCATGAAATACGCGCCCGTGTCCCGTACAGCCTCCAGAAAACCGGGGGCCAGGAGCTGGCGCAGAACCACGACGCCAGCCGCGCAGGAAACCGGGTTGCCGCCAAAGGTAGCGGCATGGGTGCCCGGGGTGAAGGCCGCGGCGATTTTCTCCGTGGTCAGCATGGCGCTCAGGGGCAGGCCGCTGCCCAGGGCCTTGGCCAGGGTCATGATGTCCGGCGTGACGCCCAGTTGCTCATGGGCAAAGAGCGTGCCCGTGCGGCCGAGACCGGTCTGTACCTCGTCGAAGATGAGCAGGAGGCCGTGCCGGTCACAGAGCGCGCGGATGCCCTGCAGATAGTCCTGAGACAGGGGCCGCACCCCGCTTTCGCCCTGGATCGGCTCGCAGAGAATGGCGCAGGTCTGCGGGCTGATCAGTGCCTCCAGCGCCTGCAGGTCGCCGAACTCGGCGTTGATGAAGCCTTCGGGCATGGGCTCGAAGCCCCTGTGAAAGTGCGGCTGGCCGGTGGCGGCCACAGCGGCCAGGGTCCGGCCATGGAAAGAGCCCAGGAGCGAAATGATTTCGTATTTGCCTGGCGCGCTGTAGATGCGCGCGAGCTTGATGGCCGCCTCGTTGGCCTCGGCCCCGGAGTTGGCAAAAAAGACGCGGTCCGCAAAACTGTTCCGCACCAGCAGCTCGGCCAGTTCTATCTGTGGCCGGGTGTAGAAGAGATTGCTCACGTGCACCAGCTCGCCGGCCTGATTGCGGATGGCCCTGGTCACCTCCGGCTGGCAGTGGCCCAGGACGCAAACCGCGATCCCGGACAGGAAATCCAGATATTCCTTGCCGTTTTCGTCCCAGAGGCGGCAGCCTTCGCCGCGCACCATGGCGGCCGGAAAACGTCTGTAGGTGTGAATGAGCACCTGCTCGCCCCGTTCTATCCATTCGCTGTTGTTCATCTCGTGTTGTCCCTGCAGTTGTGTGCCAAGTCTTTTCGGTCCATGCCGTCTCAGGCGACCAGTTCGGTGCCGATGCCGGTGTGTGTGAAAATTTCCAGTAAAATCGCGTGTTCCTGGCGGCCGTCAATGATGTGTGCCTTGCTCACGCCGCCGTTCAGCGCCGCCTTGCAGCAGTTGACCTTGGGAATCATGCCGCCCTGAATCACGCCTTCTGCGATAAGGGGATCGATCTGCTCCCGGTAGAT
This region includes:
- the dapA gene encoding 4-hydroxy-tetrahydrodipicolinate synthase yields the protein MKPIFGAITALVTPMQNGRVDEKSLIDLIEFQIASGIHALLPCGTTGESATLSFEEHKGVIDLCVQTVAGRVPVIAGTGANNTLEAIELTESAKKSGADAVLSVTPYYNKPSQEGLYQHFAAIARAVDIPIVLYNVPGRTGINMLPATVARLAEIPQVVAIKEASGNLSQISELLLCCPRDFIVLSGDDFTALPSVYLGAKGVISVVSNLEPGKMAKLMDAALKGNMPEANRLHFELFHLMGAMFCYPSPAPAKKGLELMGRIASADLRLPMTTMDEPALARLEKDMRELGLI
- the dapF gene encoding diaminopimelate epimerase; translated protein: MAHAKECLSARWPLPFWKMSGAGNDFVLIDHRGAFVAARDMAEFARLVCRPKFGVGADGLIFIERSEEADFQWRFFNADGSEAEMCGNGARCAARFAFMQGIAAAHMRFLTRAGLIEASVDETLVTVSLTPATDLVLNRRLQVTDRPHVVHSVNTGVPHAVLFVEDLAGTDVCSLGRALRFHEAFGPKGTNVNFVALADDGLHIRSYERGVEDETFACGTGAVAAALIAVQLGLSSPPVRISTTGGAQLDILFTEKGGERLPALRLRGSAHVIYRGELTPEALA
- a CDS encoding fibronectin type III domain-containing protein; this encodes MKRSCFQHGAPVLLAAALALPLAACGYKNNPVPPQRLVPQAITDLKYQLGKDGATLTWSYPQKTVSGKDLGRVRNFLLYRAVVPVADYCEKCPIPFLAPVTLDGGALPDKGGRTGSYNEPILRPGNMYFYKIRCSNGWLSESADSNVVSFLWDTPAAAPTGLLVRSVRGKNQLNWTAVSTNQDGSAITHPVRYQVLRKVDDGAFTRLGAPVSETTYTDGKVQSGQSYTYQVQSLSVLKQGLVEGGLSDTASATSQGREALRRPEPPQAVITDTGVKVFWNHAQTGNLAGYRIYRRAAGETSARKIGEVKLPYNMYIDKSAPKGVALYYSVSSVDSQNPANESSRTAEVQAEE
- the argH gene encoding argininosuccinate lyase; its protein translation is MNDPAKGSPSDKLWGGRFAEQAAASLEDFTTSIHYDSRLFHHDIMGSKAHARMLVRQQLITAEEGEAILQGLDDIEADIEAGRFRFRPELEDIHMNIEKALTDRIGEAGARLHTARSRNDQINLDMRLYLRDECETLDGLLTALQRRLAALARKHLGTIMPGYTHLQRAQPVLLAHHLLAYATMFGRDRGRLADCKKRINVLPLGAAAIAGTGLPIDRDQVARDLGFPEVSVNSMDTVADRDFVLETLFCLNLVQLHLSRLSEELVLWSTKEFAFIRIGDRYCTGSSLMPQKKNPDIPELVRGKSGRVTGALVSLLMTMKGLPLSYNRDMQEDKEPLFDALDTVKASLAITCEMLGDTVFDAEKMRAATEGGFMTATDLADYLVKKNLPFRQAHGVAGRIVARCQELGCELSELPLAEMQAVSPLIGPDIGSSLSIEGSVNSRISAGGTARARVEEALAALEQQLGIHS
- a CDS encoding argininosuccinate synthase; its protein translation is MTKKIVLAYSGGLDTSVILKWLANEYGCPVIAYSADIGQEEDWDKVREKGLATGAAKVVISDLKKEFVRDFIFPAYRANAIYEGSYLLGTSLARPLIAKEQVRIALAEGADTVSHGATGKGNDQVRFELSYLALNPNLQIIAPWRIWDLNSRSRLVAYAEKHGIPVPTANKKYSSDANLLHISYEGDLLEDPWNEPEESMFQWSVSPEKAPDKPSYVEIEFRAGDPCAIDGEHLEPLAIMQRLNRLGAANGIGRLDLVENRYVGMKSRGVYETPGGTILHIAHRALETITLDREVMAIRDSLVPTYSRLVYNGFWFSPEMQLLQRTMDDAQAQVNGVVRLKLYKGNCVAVGRKSDNSLYAHDFVTFEADHVYDQGDATGFIRLNALRLRIQALQRNK
- the argF gene encoding ornithine carbamoyltransferase, translating into MHKEQHLLALSDHTREQLLQWIERARVLKNDTKCRPLAGKIACLIFEKASTRTRVSFETAMYALGGQVVFQTKQDSHLGRGEPLKDMARVLSRYADALVVRTFGQEVVEELARYAGVPVINALTDRFHPCQILSDLLTVTEKKGALDKLDFAWIGDGNNMANTWIEAAAIFGFNLRLACPQGYAPDGEVLQWAMDRAPGRIRLMRDPVEAVKAADVINVDVWASMGQEEEQQRRALHFRDYQVNAALMSQAEKDAIVLHCLPAHRGEEISEEVLEGPQSVAFDQAENKKHLHKAILEYFILKTAV
- a CDS encoding manganese efflux pump MntP family protein, translated to MSFPALLTLALALAMDAFAVALAAGVHIRPLAFRPCFRLSFHFGLFQALMPVIGWTAGLSLRTLVQSLSHWIAFALLAAIGGHMLFGALNSREGAEAAKKAVDPSRGLTLLGLALATSIDALAVGLSLSLLGTGIWRPACIIGVVAALMTLLGLLLGHRAGRTWGGRAEALGGVILMLVGTKILLSGLSAP
- a CDS encoding aspartate aminotransferase family protein, with translation MNNSEWIERGEQVLIHTYRRFPAAMVRGEGCRLWDENGKEYLDFLSGIAVCVLGHCQPEVTRAIRNQAGELVHVSNLFYTRPQIELAELLVRNSFADRVFFANSGAEANEAAIKLARIYSAPGKYEIISLLGSFHGRTLAAVAATGQPHFHRGFEPMPEGFINAEFGDLQALEALISPQTCAILCEPIQGESGVRPLSQDYLQGIRALCDRHGLLLIFDEVQTGLGRTGTLFAHEQLGVTPDIMTLAKALGSGLPLSAMLTTEKIAAAFTPGTHAATFGGNPVSCAAGVVVLRQLLAPGFLEAVRDTGAYFMAELQGLAEKFPQFASGARGRGLLLGLTLTEKGIAHGAEIVNRMFERGLIINFTGNQVLRFVPPLIVTRNDIDTLIRELEAVFAELA